A genome region from Blautia coccoides includes the following:
- a CDS encoding heavy metal translocating P-type ATPase has translation MPDADCEKKVYILKNLGCANCAAKMEAKIKELPGVEYASITFATNQLRLSARDHASLLPRIQEICTSIESQVEVVPRFKMPGSFITKTYLIDNLSCAHCASKMEEKINALPDVSNATLTFATHQLRITAKRDPDILLDQIRKICTDIENDVKIKPKDTTPKSTDTLPIQDVVPATRILSQDTKTILALCIGAALFIAGEVLEKMGMEIPSLVVLLSAYVLLGGRIVLTALRNLTKGHVFDENFLMSVATIGAIVIQEYPEAVGVMLFYRIGEYFEHKAVERSRSQIMDAVDMRPETVTLVIGDDTKTIAAQDAVVGDIILIRPGDRIPLDGVVIEGESRIDTSPVTGEPVPVKAGFGDELTSGCVNTSGLLKVRVEKVLEESMVTRILDSVENAAASKPKIDRFITRFARIYTPFVVFLALATAVIPSLITGDWNHWIYTALTFLVISCPCALVLSVPLAFFSGIGAGSKRGILFKGGVSLEAMKNVNAVIMDKTGTLTEGNFVLQTAIPAGGMDADSLLELCAACESTSSHPIANSIVTAAQGKGMEVKRPDSVEEIAGCGIHAVINGSDILCGNRRLMEKFHISMDSVTTDGLGAEVFTAKDGNYIGCLVIADTLKEDAKSAVRKIKDMGITPAMLTGDAQETAQAVAEAAGIDEVRARLLPQDKLNELIRLRSTYGSVMFVGDGINDAPVLAGADVGAAMGSGADAAIEAADVVFMNSSMEAVPQALSIARATSRISWQNVIFALIIKVLVMVLGLFGFASMWMAVFADTGVAILCVLNSIRILYRKNL, from the coding sequence ATGCCTGACGCTGACTGTGAAAAGAAAGTTTATATCCTGAAAAATTTAGGCTGTGCAAACTGCGCTGCCAAGATGGAGGCAAAAATCAAAGAACTTCCGGGCGTGGAATACGCTTCTATTACGTTTGCCACCAACCAGCTCAGACTCTCAGCCAGAGACCACGCCTCTTTGCTTCCGCGGATTCAGGAAATCTGTACTTCCATTGAATCTCAGGTTGAGGTAGTGCCCCGTTTCAAAATGCCGGGTTCATTTATCACAAAAACATATTTGATCGATAACCTCAGCTGTGCACACTGCGCATCCAAAATGGAGGAAAAGATCAATGCCCTCCCCGATGTTTCCAATGCCACCCTTACTTTTGCCACACACCAGCTCCGTATCACTGCCAAACGTGACCCTGATATTCTGCTGGATCAGATTCGGAAAATCTGTACAGACATTGAAAACGATGTAAAGATCAAACCAAAGGATACCACTCCCAAAAGTACAGATACACTTCCTATACAGGATGTTGTACCAGCCACAAGAATACTCTCACAGGATACGAAAACCATTCTTGCGCTTTGTATAGGTGCAGCTCTGTTCATTGCCGGGGAAGTGTTGGAAAAAATGGGGATGGAGATTCCCTCCCTTGTGGTACTTCTGTCAGCCTATGTTCTGCTTGGCGGAAGGATCGTACTCACTGCACTGCGCAACCTGACAAAAGGCCATGTATTTGATGAAAACTTTCTGATGAGTGTTGCTACGATCGGTGCCATTGTGATACAGGAATATCCGGAAGCAGTGGGCGTAATGCTGTTCTACCGCATAGGTGAATACTTCGAGCATAAAGCTGTTGAGAGAAGCCGCTCACAGATCATGGATGCCGTTGATATGAGGCCGGAAACCGTCACCTTGGTGATCGGTGACGATACTAAGACCATAGCTGCTCAGGATGCCGTAGTGGGAGATATTATCCTCATCCGTCCAGGTGACAGAATCCCATTGGACGGTGTAGTGATCGAAGGTGAAAGCCGTATTGACACTTCCCCGGTTACAGGCGAACCTGTACCTGTCAAAGCAGGTTTTGGTGATGAATTGACCTCCGGCTGTGTCAACACTTCCGGACTTTTAAAGGTGCGTGTTGAAAAGGTACTGGAGGAATCCATGGTAACACGTATTCTGGATTCTGTGGAAAATGCCGCTGCCAGCAAACCTAAAATTGACCGTTTTATTACACGTTTTGCAAGAATTTACACTCCGTTTGTGGTATTTCTCGCACTGGCAACCGCAGTGATCCCCTCCCTGATAACAGGCGACTGGAATCACTGGATCTATACAGCGCTTACTTTCCTGGTCATCAGTTGTCCCTGCGCACTGGTTTTAAGTGTTCCCCTTGCATTTTTCTCCGGCATCGGGGCCGGCTCCAAAAGGGGTATCCTTTTCAAAGGCGGCGTCTCCCTGGAAGCAATGAAAAATGTAAACGCAGTTATCATGGATAAGACAGGAACCCTGACTGAAGGAAATTTTGTCCTGCAGACAGCTATCCCTGCCGGCGGCATGGACGCAGACTCCCTGCTGGAACTCTGTGCCGCATGTGAATCCACCTCTTCCCATCCCATTGCAAACAGTATCGTCACTGCCGCGCAGGGAAAAGGTATGGAAGTGAAACGTCCTGATTCTGTTGAGGAGATCGCCGGCTGCGGTATCCATGCAGTCATTAATGGTTCGGACATTCTCTGCGGCAACCGCAGGCTGATGGAAAAATTCCATATATCTATGGACAGTGTCACCACAGACGGCCTTGGCGCGGAAGTATTTACAGCAAAAGACGGAAATTATATCGGTTGTCTCGTCATTGCCGATACTCTGAAAGAGGATGCAAAATCTGCGGTAAGAAAAATAAAAGATATGGGGATCACTCCCGCCATGCTCACAGGTGACGCTCAGGAAACCGCTCAGGCGGTTGCAGAAGCAGCAGGCATTGATGAAGTACGCGCCCGTCTCCTGCCCCAGGATAAGCTGAACGAACTCATACGCCTCCGCAGCACTTACGGCTCTGTAATGTTTGTAGGCGATGGTATCAATGATGCCCCTGTACTGGCAGGCGCAGATGTGGGTGCCGCCATGGGAAGCGGAGCAGATGCTGCTATAGAAGCTGCAGATGTGGTATTTATGAACTCTTCCATGGAGGCTGTTCCTCAGGCGCTGTCCATTGCAAGGGCCACCAGCCGCATTTCCTGGCAGAACGTTATCTTTGCTCTGATCATCAAGGTTTTAGTTATGGTACTCGGCCTGTTCGGATTTGCCTCCATGTGGATGGCTGTTTTCGCTGACACCGGCGTAGCCATTCTTTGTGTACTGAATTCTATCCGTATTCTCTACAGAAAAAACCTGTAA
- a CDS encoding DUF6472 family protein translates to MEKKKAANCEYCSNYIYDEEYGYYSCDVDLDEDEMSRFMSNTFRNCPYFQMNDEYKIVRKQM, encoded by the coding sequence ATGGAGAAAAAGAAAGCAGCCAACTGCGAATACTGCAGTAATTACATCTATGATGAAGAATACGGATATTACAGCTGTGACGTGGATTTGGATGAAGATGAGATGAGCAGGTTCATGAGCAATACATTTAGGAATTGTCCATACTTTCAGATGAATGATGAATATAAAATTGTGAGAAAGCAGATGTAA
- the trkA gene encoding Trk system potassium transporter TrkA, with translation MNIIILGSGKVGRTLAEQLSNEGHNIVMVDIIAKKVQDISEDADIMGVLGNASSINTLLDAGIETADILIAVTGSDELNLLCCLIAKKVSKCHTIARVRNPVYGKEIGFIKERLGISMIINPEQAAAIEISRLLRFPSAIKIDTFAKGRVELLKFKVKPEFHLDQMTVMEVAERYKNSILICAVERGDEVYIPSGNFVLKDNDIISIIASPVNSALFFKRIGIHTHQVKSTMIVGGSTLSYYLAKLLLAMKIRVLIVEANKDRCEQLSELLPDATIINGDGTDKNLLLEEGLSRVESFVTLTNLDEENILLALFAKKNSNAKLVSKVNRIAFDDIIEGLDIGSVIYPKYLTADYILQYVRAMQNSIGSNVETLYQILDNKAEALEFSVHEDCPFLNTPLADLDIRNNLLITCINRNGKITIPRGQDSIQLGDTVIVVTTVKGLHDIKDILKNK, from the coding sequence ATGAATATCATCATTTTAGGCAGCGGTAAAGTGGGCCGTACCCTTGCCGAACAACTCAGCAATGAAGGGCACAATATAGTTATGGTGGATATAATCGCCAAAAAGGTCCAGGACATCTCTGAAGATGCAGACATTATGGGGGTACTGGGCAATGCATCCAGTATCAATACCCTGCTGGATGCCGGCATTGAGACAGCCGATATCCTGATCGCTGTAACAGGTTCTGACGAACTGAATCTTCTCTGCTGCCTGATCGCCAAAAAAGTCAGCAAATGTCACACAATTGCCAGGGTGCGAAACCCCGTATACGGCAAAGAGATTGGATTTATCAAAGAGCGTCTCGGCATTTCCATGATCATCAACCCGGAACAGGCTGCCGCAATTGAAATTTCCAGGCTTCTGCGTTTTCCCTCTGCTATCAAAATTGATACATTTGCCAAAGGCAGGGTGGAGCTTTTGAAATTCAAGGTAAAGCCTGAATTTCATCTGGACCAGATGACTGTCATGGAGGTAGCGGAGCGCTACAAAAACAGTATCCTCATATGTGCCGTGGAACGGGGAGATGAGGTATACATTCCCTCCGGTAATTTTGTATTAAAAGACAACGATATTATCTCTATCATTGCCTCCCCTGTGAATTCTGCGCTTTTCTTCAAGAGAATCGGAATCCATACACATCAGGTTAAAAGCACCATGATCGTAGGCGGCAGTACCCTTTCCTATTACCTGGCCAAGCTTCTGCTGGCTATGAAAATCCGGGTATTGATCGTAGAAGCCAATAAAGACCGCTGTGAACAGTTAAGTGAACTCCTTCCGGATGCCACCATAATCAACGGTGACGGTACCGATAAAAATCTCTTACTCGAAGAAGGGCTGTCACGTGTGGAATCCTTTGTCACACTTACCAATCTGGATGAGGAGAACATTCTGCTGGCCCTGTTTGCCAAAAAGAACAGCAATGCCAAACTGGTTTCTAAGGTAAACCGCATTGCCTTTGATGATATCATTGAAGGACTGGACATCGGAAGTGTTATATATCCCAAGTATCTGACTGCTGACTACATTCTGCAGTATGTGCGCGCCATGCAGAACAGTATTGGCAGTAATGTGGAAACCCTTTACCAGATTTTGGACAACAAAGCGGAAGCTCTGGAGTTTTCTGTGCATGAGGACTGCCCGTTTTTAAATACTCCTCTGGCAGACCTGGATATTCGGAACAATCTGCTGATCACCTGTATCAACAGAAACGGAAAGATCACCATTCCCCGCGGGCAGGACAGCATTCAGCTGGGAGATACTGTGATCGTTGTAACCACGGTAAAAGGACTGCACGACATTAAAGATATACTGAAAAATAAATAA
- a CDS encoding TrkH family potassium uptake protein yields the protein MNYSIISYIIGWILNFEALFMLLPCIVAMIYKESSGWAFVLAILLCLLFGIPLTQRKPKNKIFYTKEGFVTVALSWIVLSIMGALPFIFSGSIPNVIDAVFETVSGFTTTGASILPEVESLSHCILFWRSFTHWIGGMGVLVFLLSLLPLTGGGYHMNLMKAESPGPSVSKLVPKVQSTAKILYGIYLALTLLEIVFLLCGGMPVFDALTTAFGTAGTGGFGIKNDSIASYSTYIQVVVTVFMILFGVNFSAYFLILSGRLKQALHIEEIRWYLAIIAIAIITITFNVYHIYGSISESLQQVSFQVASIITTTGFATTDFNSWPEMSRTILVILMFVGACAGSTGGGVKVSRFVILMKTIRKELRQYLHPRSIKKIKMDEKLVEHEVVRSTNVFMIAYVLVFAFSALLISFDNHDLITNFTSVAATLNNIGPGLELVGPTQNFSIFSGGAKLILIFDMLAGRLELFPILLLFTRDTWKKF from the coding sequence ATGAATTACTCTATTATTTCCTACATTATAGGATGGATATTAAATTTTGAGGCTCTGTTTATGCTCCTTCCCTGTATTGTCGCCATGATATACAAGGAATCCAGCGGCTGGGCATTTGTGCTCGCTATACTTCTGTGCCTCCTCTTTGGCATACCTCTGACCCAGAGAAAACCAAAGAACAAAATTTTTTACACAAAAGAAGGTTTTGTCACTGTGGCACTGAGCTGGATCGTGCTCAGTATCATGGGAGCGCTGCCGTTTATATTCAGCGGCTCCATTCCCAATGTTATTGATGCTGTTTTTGAAACAGTTTCCGGCTTTACCACCACCGGTGCCAGTATCCTGCCGGAAGTGGAATCCCTTTCCCACTGTATCCTGTTCTGGCGTAGTTTTACCCACTGGATCGGCGGTATGGGTGTGCTTGTATTTCTGCTCTCCCTGCTTCCCCTGACAGGCGGTGGGTATCACATGAACCTTATGAAAGCGGAAAGTCCTGGGCCTTCTGTCAGCAAGCTGGTGCCAAAAGTGCAGTCTACAGCCAAAATCCTGTACGGCATTTATCTGGCACTGACTCTTCTGGAGATTGTATTCCTGCTCTGCGGAGGCATGCCTGTGTTCGACGCACTGACCACAGCCTTTGGAACTGCAGGTACCGGTGGATTTGGTATTAAAAATGACAGCATTGCCAGTTATTCCACTTATATCCAGGTGGTTGTCACAGTATTCATGATACTATTCGGAGTCAACTTCAGCGCCTACTTCCTGATCCTCAGCGGCAGACTGAAACAGGCTCTCCATATTGAGGAGATACGCTGGTATCTGGCCATCATTGCTATAGCCATAATCACGATCACTTTCAATGTATATCACATTTACGGCAGTATCAGTGAATCGCTGCAGCAGGTATCATTCCAGGTGGCATCTATTATCACGACGACCGGATTTGCCACCACGGACTTTAACTCGTGGCCGGAAATGTCCAGAACAATTCTGGTCATCCTCATGTTCGTGGGAGCCTGTGCGGGCAGTACCGGCGGCGGCGTCAAGGTCTCACGATTTGTCATCCTGATGAAAACCATCCGTAAGGAACTACGCCAGTATCTTCACCCGCGCAGCATCAAAAAAATAAAAATGGATGAGAAACTGGTCGAGCATGAAGTGGTGCGTTCCACCAATGTATTCATGATCGCCTATGTACTGGTATTTGCATTTTCTGCACTGCTCATAAGCTTTGACAATCATGACCTGATAACCAATTTCACCAGTGTAGCCGCCACTTTGAACAACATTGGACCGGGTCTTGAACTTGTGGGTCCAACCCAGAATTTCTCCATATTCTCCGGCGGCGCTAAATTAATCCTGATCTTTGATATGCTTGCAGGTAGGCTCGAATTATTCCCTATTCTCCTGTTATTTACCAGAGATACCTGGAAAAAATTCTAA
- a CDS encoding manganese catalase family protein: MWTYEKRLQFPVKITKTCPKTAQLIISQYGGPDGELSASMRYLAQRYTMPVKTVGGLLTDIGTEELAHMEIICAMVYQLTRDLTVEQAQAAGFDAYYIDHTKGLWPQAAAGVPFTALEFQSKGDAIADLTEDLAAEQKARVVYDNLLRMITDPEVREPLKFLRTREIVHFQRFGEALERTKERLDSNNYYYFNPEFDKKFLQK; this comes from the coding sequence ATGTGGACCTATGAAAAAAGACTGCAGTTTCCGGTAAAGATCACAAAAACATGTCCGAAGACTGCACAGCTTATTATCAGCCAGTACGGCGGACCGGATGGGGAGCTTTCAGCTTCCATGCGGTATCTGGCACAGCGCTATACCATGCCGGTTAAGACTGTAGGAGGGCTTTTGACAGATATCGGTACAGAGGAACTGGCCCATATGGAGATCATTTGTGCTATGGTTTATCAGCTTACCAGAGATTTAACTGTGGAGCAGGCCCAGGCTGCCGGATTTGACGCCTATTATATTGACCATACGAAGGGCCTGTGGCCTCAGGCAGCGGCAGGAGTACCTTTTACAGCACTGGAATTCCAGTCAAAGGGAGATGCCATTGCTGACTTGACCGAGGATTTGGCCGCAGAGCAGAAAGCCAGAGTCGTTTACGATAACCTTTTGAGAATGATCACTGACCCGGAAGTGAGAGAACCGCTTAAATTTTTGAGAACGAGAGAGATTGTGCATTTTCAGCGTTTTGGAGAGGCACTGGAGAGAACAAAAGAGAGACTGGACTCCAACAATTATTATTATTTTAATCCGGAGTTTGATAAGAAATTTCTTCAGAAATAG
- a CDS encoding spore coat protein CotJB has protein sequence MEQQHLAIATVPIQSWETLYDWDQALATGTIFPGLNKPFFVLEENPFETGFKPDENASPEQQERERLMKEISALSFALDDTVLYLDTHPESAEAMELRKTLIEQRKGLLKEFDEKFYALTKDCMGCWGEGPMPWEGACI, from the coding sequence ATGGAGCAGCAGCATTTAGCAATAGCCACCGTTCCCATACAGAGCTGGGAGACGCTTTACGATTGGGATCAGGCATTGGCAACAGGAACCATTTTTCCGGGACTGAACAAGCCATTTTTTGTGCTGGAGGAAAATCCTTTTGAGACAGGGTTTAAACCTGATGAAAATGCATCGCCGGAGCAGCAGGAGAGAGAGCGGCTGATGAAAGAGATCAGTGCGCTGAGCTTTGCCCTGGACGATACCGTGCTGTATCTGGATACGCATCCGGAATCAGCAGAGGCTATGGAGCTGAGAAAAACTCTCATTGAACAGAGAAAAGGCCTTTTAAAAGAATTTGATGAAAAATTTTATGCTTTGACTAAAGATTGTATGGGCTGCTGGGGCGAAGGCCCGATGCCCTGGGAAGGAGCGTGTATCTGA
- a CDS encoding PadR family transcriptional regulator: MSIASDLIRGHTDTIILAHLLEGDSYGYKINKEIQRKTEQQYELKEATLYTAFRRLEEAGCISSYWGNELTGARRRYYSITPEGVRTYKGLKEEWNTAKQLIDILIRSNKEETADGK, from the coding sequence ATGTCAATCGCTTCTGATTTGATTCGCGGTCATACCGATACCATCATTCTGGCACATCTGCTGGAAGGCGACAGCTATGGATATAAGATCAATAAAGAGATACAGAGAAAGACAGAACAACAGTACGAATTAAAAGAAGCCACCCTCTACACCGCATTCAGACGTCTGGAAGAGGCTGGCTGTATATCGTCCTACTGGGGCAATGAATTGACCGGTGCCCGCCGCCGATATTATTCCATCACCCCGGAGGGTGTACGGACTTATAAGGGGCTGAAAGAGGAGTGGAATACAGCAAAACAATTAATTGATATCCTGATCCGATCAAATAAGGAGGAAACGGCAGATGGAAAATAG
- a CDS encoding permease prefix domain 1-containing protein, with protein sequence MENRLREYMDDLFGEIPPTKQAVELKEEILQNLIDKYHDLLTQGKSPEAAFNISVASVGDVDELLSGLTNRHTPCPFPDEESQKKQKHRSAILFSSAIMLYILCVVPVIIADSLGHDTIGVCLMFLMIASATGLLLYNYMTRPRYTANDGTIVDDFREWQEYNSGNRQTFRAVNSAVWTLATVLYFIISFSTMRWNVTWIIFLIAAAVQSIIRAAFELRK encoded by the coding sequence ATGGAAAATAGACTCAGGGAATATATGGATGATTTATTCGGGGAAATTCCCCCCACCAAACAGGCAGTAGAACTAAAAGAAGAGATTCTGCAGAACCTGATAGATAAATATCATGATCTTCTGACACAGGGCAAAAGCCCGGAAGCAGCCTTCAATATATCTGTGGCCAGTGTAGGAGACGTAGATGAACTGCTGTCCGGCCTGACCAACAGACATACGCCCTGCCCCTTCCCGGATGAAGAATCCCAAAAGAAACAGAAGCACAGATCAGCCATCCTGTTCTCCTCGGCTATCATGCTTTATATTCTGTGTGTAGTCCCTGTCATTATAGCTGACAGCTTAGGTCATGACACCATAGGCGTCTGCCTCATGTTCCTTATGATAGCATCTGCCACAGGACTTCTGCTCTATAACTATATGACCCGCCCGCGCTATACAGCAAATGACGGCACCATTGTAGACGACTTCAGAGAATGGCAGGAGTACAACAGCGGAAACCGCCAAACCTTCCGGGCAGTCAACAGCGCTGTCTGGACACTCGCCACAGTTCTGTATTTTATCATAAGCTTCAGCACTATGCGCTGGAATGTAACCTGGATCATATTTCTGATCGCTGCTGCTGTACAGTCTATTATCCGGGCAGCTTTTGAGCTGAGAAAGTAG
- a CDS encoding DUF4097 family beta strand repeat-containing protein produces the protein MNRKTSAIIRIISWSVVAVVLTVFLILGLLGSWNTTLFPLGNLSHTTSGGWSYPESSKYTAGPANLPADKIKNIKVNWLDGSITLTAGAVSQVTVKETSSRKLTSKEQLHYYLKGDTLLIQYRGATKNIFSGFGNSLSKKLEIQIPAEYASSFQEIMVDGVSSDIGLDNLKTKKLSLDNVSGNITLKNIETDSLTTDSTSGSLISADLIVNDNAVTCTTSGDVTLAGSINAAQHDSVSGSLHITSSVCPQKIQADTTSGSVLLNLPDDQGFTLDYDTVSGDLETDFPTTDSGSERIYESGKNHFLIDTTSGDITILKKN, from the coding sequence ATGAATAGAAAAACCTCTGCCATTATACGCATCATATCCTGGTCCGTCGTAGCTGTTGTCCTGACAGTTTTCCTCATACTTGGCCTTTTGGGCAGCTGGAACACAACTCTGTTTCCTCTCGGGAACCTGAGCCACACCACCTCCGGAGGCTGGAGCTATCCTGAGAGCAGCAAATACACTGCCGGCCCCGCAAATCTTCCTGCGGATAAAATAAAAAATATAAAGGTGAACTGGCTGGACGGCAGTATCACTTTGACTGCCGGGGCTGTCAGCCAGGTAACCGTAAAAGAAACCTCTTCCAGGAAATTAACATCCAAGGAGCAGCTTCACTATTACCTGAAAGGTGACACACTTCTGATCCAATACCGCGGTGCCACCAAAAACATATTCTCCGGCTTTGGCAACAGCCTTTCCAAAAAACTGGAGATCCAGATTCCCGCCGAATATGCATCCTCTTTTCAGGAAATCATGGTGGACGGTGTCTCCTCAGATATCGGACTGGACAATCTGAAGACAAAGAAATTGTCCTTGGATAATGTATCCGGCAACATCACCCTGAAGAACATAGAAACAGATAGCCTGACCACAGATTCCACCAGCGGGTCCCTGATCTCCGCAGACCTGATCGTCAATGATAATGCCGTAACATGCACCACCAGCGGGGACGTCACCCTGGCAGGCTCCATAAATGCAGCACAGCACGACAGTGTATCCGGATCTCTGCATATAACCTCTTCGGTCTGCCCCCAGAAAATCCAGGCAGACACTACCAGCGGAAGTGTACTTTTAAATCTTCCTGATGATCAGGGCTTTACCCTGGACTATGACACTGTGAGCGGCGATCTGGAAACCGACTTTCCCACCACAGATTCCGGCTCCGAACGTATCTATGAATCCGGCAAGAATCACTTTCTCATAGATACTACCAGCGGTGACATCACCATTCTCAAAAAAAATTGA
- a CDS encoding sensor histidine kinase, which yields MKQRILNHVGIMVVLSVILTFIAASAVMYGKYNHYMKQDVRNEAQYIRYAVENTGEDYLNKTTGDLTTSRITLARPDGTILYDSEKNASDLENHKDRPEIIQAIKKGTGEVVRFSQTLSKQTFYYAVKLDDGNILRVAKTTDSVLSTMMSSFTLLGLLLIAILALAFFVVEKQTRRLIAPINELDLEHPLENVAYEELRPLLNRVDEQNVQIAKQVEELKQAEMVRKEFSANVSHELKTPLMSISGYAEIMRDGLVQPQDVPEFAGRIYDEASRLTSLVQDIIEISKLDESRNMPFEKVDLYELTQDICQTLTLPAKKKRVTVLMEGKSVSIQGVRHVLYEMLYNLVDNAIKYNKEGGYVKVLLARDNDGVRWSVEDSGIGIAREEQERIFERFYRVDKSHSRKTGGTGLGLSIVKHGAALHHARIVLNSEPGKGTKIVLRF from the coding sequence ATGAAACAACGTATACTGAACCACGTAGGGATTATGGTGGTTCTTTCCGTGATATTGACCTTTATTGCGGCAAGCGCTGTTATGTACGGAAAATACAATCATTATATGAAGCAGGATGTGAGGAATGAGGCCCAGTACATCCGTTACGCGGTGGAGAATACAGGGGAAGATTATCTGAACAAAACTACAGGAGATCTGACAACAAGCCGTATTACCCTTGCCAGGCCTGACGGGACTATCCTCTATGACTCGGAAAAGAACGCGTCGGATCTGGAGAACCATAAGGACAGGCCTGAGATCATACAGGCAATAAAAAAGGGAACAGGGGAAGTGGTACGGTTTTCACAGACTTTGTCAAAACAGACTTTTTACTATGCCGTAAAGCTGGATGACGGCAATATCCTGCGGGTGGCAAAGACGACGGACAGTGTTCTCTCCACTATGATGTCAAGCTTTACTTTACTGGGACTGCTTCTGATCGCTATTCTGGCATTGGCATTTTTTGTGGTGGAGAAGCAGACACGGAGGCTGATCGCGCCCATCAATGAACTGGATCTGGAACATCCTCTGGAAAATGTGGCATACGAGGAACTGCGGCCGCTTCTGAACCGGGTGGATGAACAGAATGTACAGATCGCCAAGCAGGTGGAAGAGCTGAAGCAGGCGGAAATGGTGCGAAAGGAATTTTCTGCAAATGTTTCCCATGAATTGAAGACACCCCTCATGTCCATATCCGGTTACGCGGAGATCATGCGTGACGGACTGGTACAGCCTCAGGATGTACCGGAATTTGCAGGCAGGATTTACGATGAGGCGAGCAGGCTTACCAGTCTTGTACAGGATATTATTGAAATTTCCAAGTTGGATGAGAGCAGGAATATGCCCTTTGAAAAGGTGGATCTATATGAGCTTACCCAGGATATCTGCCAGACACTTACGCTGCCTGCCAAAAAGAAACGGGTCACGGTCCTGATGGAAGGAAAGAGTGTATCCATACAGGGAGTAAGGCATGTTTTATATGAAATGCTGTATAATCTTGTGGATAACGCTATTAAATATAACAAAGAAGGTGGATACGTGAAAGTTCTGCTGGCCCGGGATAATGACGGCGTGCGGTGGAGCGTGGAGGACAGCGGTATAGGAATCGCAAGGGAAGAACAGGAGCGGATATTCGAGCGTTTTTACCGGGTGGACAAAAGCCATTCCAGAAAGACGGGGGGGACCGGACTGGGACTCTCTATCGTGAAGCATGGAGCGGCACTGCATCATGCCAGGATCGTGCTGAACAGTGAACCGGGAAAGGGCACCAAGATCGTGCTGAGATTTTAA
- a CDS encoding winged helix-turn-helix domain-containing protein, with product MIYCVEDERNIRELLVYTLGTTGFQAKGLSDGKELFAALEKEIPELVLLDIMLPGEDGYAILEKLKKEHRTRDIPVIMVTAKEAEYDKVRGLDGGADDYITKPFGMMEFVSRVRAVLRRSKRQTQDKILRCEDLSVNVDRHEVMDGQRRVELTLKEFEMLRYLMENQGIVLSRDRLLEHIWGYDFDGETRTVDVHIRTLRQKLGDCGNLIETIRGVGYRIGDGR from the coding sequence ATGATTTATTGTGTGGAAGATGAGAGAAATATTCGGGAACTTCTTGTATATACATTAGGGACCACCGGATTTCAGGCCAAAGGACTGAGTGACGGAAAAGAGCTTTTTGCAGCATTGGAGAAGGAAATACCGGAATTGGTCCTTTTGGATATTATGCTTCCTGGTGAGGACGGATATGCCATATTGGAAAAATTAAAAAAGGAGCACAGGACCAGAGATATTCCCGTGATCATGGTGACTGCCAAGGAGGCAGAATATGACAAGGTGAGAGGGCTGGACGGGGGAGCGGATGACTATATCACAAAGCCGTTTGGCATGATGGAATTCGTCTCCCGTGTCCGCGCCGTGCTCCGAAGAAGCAAGAGACAGACACAGGACAAAATCCTGCGCTGTGAGGATCTCTCCGTAAATGTGGACCGCCATGAAGTGATGGACGGGCAGCGGAGAGTGGAACTGACCTTAAAAGAATTTGAAATGCTCCGCTATCTGATGGAAAATCAGGGTATTGTGCTGAGCCGTGACAGACTGCTGGAACACATCTGGGGATATGATTTTGACGGTGAAACAAGGACTGTAGATGTACATATCCGGACACTTCGGCAGAAACTGGGGGACTGCGGTAACCTGATCGAAACCATCCGGGGCGTGGGATATCGGATTGGAGATGGAAGATGA